From Simkaniaceae bacterium, one genomic window encodes:
- a CDS encoding dicarboxylate/amino acid:cation symporter: MSAQDKAGRRIWWVLFAIVLGVALGSFLYSFGQDYIPRIEPVLSIGGKLFLNALTLIVVPLVSSSIINGMSRIGTEKHFSTLGLKMFVFYLGTSFIAILIGVSLTNLIQPGSFHSAIDMQQGISQEMQNLAAEHTGGGIWANVRNIISNLIPSNVVNAFAQNDMLGLIFFSIIFGYAVSQIPKDQSNAVSQFFRGVFSTMLKFTRIIMKALPLGVFFLVTEAFMKSGLDALRSVGMFVLVVLLALSLYAFVALPLLLFFVGRVNPWWHVKAMVPAIFTAFSTSSSSATMPVTMECVEKRARVSNMITSLVIPLGGSINMAGSALYEAVAAIFIAQVYGIEIGFVSQIVVIFLALLTSIGVAGIPSASLVVVIIILKTLGLPAEAVGLIIAVDRLLDMCRTSVNVFSDSCCAILVAKTEGEKKVLAQDPATLEDEV; this comes from the coding sequence ATGAGTGCACAAGACAAAGCGGGTCGTCGAATTTGGTGGGTTTTATTTGCCATTGTTTTAGGTGTCGCTTTAGGCTCTTTTCTTTATTCTTTCGGTCAAGATTATATCCCTCGGATTGAGCCTGTTCTTTCAATCGGGGGGAAGCTGTTTCTCAACGCCTTAACGCTCATTGTTGTGCCCCTTGTTTCATCTTCAATTATTAACGGGATGTCGCGCATTGGAACTGAAAAGCATTTTAGTACCTTGGGTCTTAAAATGTTTGTCTTCTACTTGGGGACAAGTTTTATCGCGATTTTGATTGGAGTTTCTCTGACAAACCTCATCCAACCGGGAAGCTTCCACAGCGCTATTGATATGCAGCAGGGGATTTCGCAAGAAATGCAAAACCTGGCGGCAGAACATACGGGGGGTGGTATCTGGGCTAATGTGCGCAATATTATCTCTAATCTCATCCCATCCAATGTCGTCAATGCATTTGCCCAAAACGATATGCTCGGTTTGATCTTCTTTAGCATTATTTTCGGCTACGCCGTCTCTCAAATTCCCAAAGATCAGTCCAATGCCGTTTCTCAATTTTTTAGAGGTGTGTTTAGCACAATGCTAAAGTTCACCCGCATTATCATGAAAGCTTTACCCTTAGGGGTCTTCTTTTTAGTCACAGAGGCTTTTATGAAGTCGGGGCTAGATGCTTTGAGATCCGTAGGGATGTTTGTACTGGTTGTGCTTCTCGCTCTTAGCTTATATGCCTTTGTTGCATTGCCGCTGCTCCTCTTTTTTGTCGGGAGAGTCAATCCGTGGTGGCATGTGAAAGCAATGGTTCCGGCCATTTTCACCGCATTTTCAACGAGTTCATCTTCGGCAACAATGCCGGTTACGATGGAATGTGTCGAAAAGAGAGCCCGCGTTTCGAATATGATTACGTCGCTTGTGATCCCCCTTGGCGGTTCGATCAACATGGCCGGTTCAGCTCTTTACGAGGCGGTTGCTGCCATCTTTATTGCACAAGTTTATGGGATTGAAATTGGATTTGTCTCACAAATTGTCGTGATTTTTCTAGCCTTGCTCACTTCAATAGGTGTAGCGGGAATCCCTTCGGCCTCACTTGTCGTTGTGATTATCATTTTGAAGACATTAGGGCTTCCGGCAGAAGCTGTTGGTTTAATTATTGCCGTCGATCGCCTTTTAGATATGTGCCGAACAAGTGTTAATGTGTTTAGCGATAGCTGCTGCGCTATTTTGGTTGCTAAAACAGAAGGTGAAAAGAAAGTCTTGGCTCAAGATCCCGCAACTTTGGAGGATGAAGTATGA
- a CDS encoding superoxide dismutase, translating into MKRYMTVAFALLALCAQINAAPPPPQVMASLPSDVYKAKNFYHLIGMKGFSDALLTMHFKLYEGYVKNTNALIEKIREKELNHEMDTLEYSGLKRMFGFEFDGMRLHELYFENLGGKRPLNSAAPLYKQVIKDFGSYENWEQSFIATGMLRGVGWSILYFDPKVNRLYNVWVNEHNINELAEGVIILAMDVWEHAYITEYGLSRIDYIQAFLTNINWNVVSNRYDMARHL; encoded by the coding sequence ATGAAACGATATATGACAGTGGCATTTGCTTTATTGGCATTATGTGCTCAAATCAATGCTGCTCCGCCCCCTCCCCAGGTGATGGCTTCTCTTCCATCAGATGTCTATAAAGCAAAAAACTTTTACCATCTCATTGGCATGAAGGGGTTTTCAGATGCTCTATTGACAATGCATTTTAAACTCTACGAAGGATATGTCAAAAATACCAATGCCCTGATTGAGAAAATCCGCGAAAAAGAGCTTAACCATGAGATGGATACGCTTGAGTATTCCGGATTAAAAAGGATGTTTGGCTTTGAGTTCGATGGGATGAGACTTCATGAGCTTTACTTTGAGAATCTCGGAGGAAAGCGTCCGTTGAATTCCGCAGCGCCCCTTTATAAACAGGTGATCAAGGATTTTGGTTCATATGAAAACTGGGAGCAGTCTTTTATCGCAACCGGGATGCTTAGGGGAGTGGGTTGGTCCATTCTCTATTTTGACCCAAAGGTGAACCGCCTTTATAATGTGTGGGTAAATGAACACAATATCAATGAGCTGGCTGAAGGGGTAATTATCTTGGCGATGGATGTTTGGGAGCACGCCTACATCACAGAATATGGTTTAAGTCGCATCGACTATATCCAAGCCTTTCTCACAAATATTAATTGGAATGTCGTCTCCAATCGCTATGATATGGCTCGGCATCTTTAA
- a CDS encoding ATP-binding protein, whose protein sequence is MDREILKQIIMDQLKYRSPKNYYHRTVTETIQGFANDPNIIILSGIRRSGKSTIQRMLQFELLKTNNYSDYYFNFDDERLVKFQVSDFQTLLEVFIELFGDQPRFYFDEIQNIEGWERFVRRLYEQGKKIYITGSNARLLSKELGTHLTGRHIQLEVFPLSFFEIVRHQYPEALSKKALSTTDVGMLLHHFSNYLKNGGIPEYLEFEKTEYLKDLLEGILYRDIIVRYKIQDEKALRETVYYLASNIGKEFSYTNLAKTVGVSSPHTITNYCDYLEQCYLCFFICRYSHSLQKQIQSNKKCYMIDLALIRTTGFRVSEDRGRLLENMVFLHLRMKMKEIYFHKEKKECDFVVREGNRIVQAIQVTTSLSNPEVKKRELEGLIEAMKAYDLQDGIILTENESDTIEMDEFRVLVLPIWKWLLFTKSG, encoded by the coding sequence ATGGACCGAGAGATTCTCAAGCAAATTATCATGGATCAACTCAAATACCGATCGCCAAAGAATTATTATCATCGAACGGTGACTGAAACAATCCAGGGTTTTGCTAACGATCCAAATATCATTATTCTCAGTGGAATCCGAAGATCCGGAAAGTCGACCATCCAACGCATGCTGCAATTTGAATTACTCAAAACGAATAACTATTCGGATTACTATTTTAACTTTGATGATGAACGTCTTGTGAAGTTTCAAGTGAGTGACTTTCAAACGTTGTTAGAAGTGTTCATCGAGTTATTTGGAGATCAACCTAGATTTTATTTTGATGAAATCCAAAACATTGAAGGTTGGGAGCGTTTTGTTCGAAGACTATATGAGCAGGGAAAAAAAATCTATATCACAGGATCGAATGCAAGGCTGTTGAGCAAGGAGTTGGGAACGCATTTAACAGGTAGACACATTCAATTGGAGGTATTTCCCCTCTCTTTTTTTGAAATCGTGCGTCATCAGTACCCCGAGGCGCTTTCTAAAAAAGCTCTATCGACAACTGATGTTGGCATGCTCCTACATCATTTCTCTAATTATTTAAAAAATGGGGGAATCCCGGAATATCTAGAGTTTGAAAAAACAGAATATCTGAAAGACTTGCTAGAGGGAATTCTCTATCGAGACATCATTGTTCGCTATAAAATTCAGGATGAAAAAGCGTTGAGAGAAACAGTGTATTATTTAGCGAGCAATATAGGAAAAGAGTTTAGTTATACAAATCTGGCTAAAACTGTCGGCGTGAGTAGTCCACACACAATCACAAATTATTGTGATTACTTGGAGCAATGTTATCTTTGCTTTTTTATTTGCCGATACAGTCATTCTCTACAAAAGCAAATTCAATCCAATAAGAAGTGCTATATGATCGATCTGGCCCTGATTCGAACAACCGGGTTCCGAGTGAGTGAAGATCGAGGACGTCTCTTGGAGAATATGGTATTTCTTCATCTTAGGATGAAGATGAAGGAAATCTACTTTCACAAGGAGAAGAAAGAATGTGATTTTGTTGTGAGAGAAGGTAATCGGATTGTTCAAGCCATTCAAGTGACAACAAGCCTCTCAAATCCGGAAGTAAAAAAACGAGAGCTCGAAGGATTAATTGAAGCAATGAAAGCTTATGATTTACAGGACGGGATCATTCTTACGGAAAATGAAAGCGACACAATCGAAATGGACGAGTTTCGGGTTTTGGTATTACCGATTTGGAAATGGTTGTTATTTACAAAATCAGGTTAA